The Siansivirga zeaxanthinifaciens CC-SAMT-1 region TTTCATCGGTTAAATAAACATTTCCATCTTTCATCCAAGCGGTTAACATACCTCCAGTAATTGTTTTTATTTCTGCTTTCCCCTTACCTTTTTTAATCATTTTAATTACATCCTTTGAATTCCATTTCCCAGCTACAACATGGTACTTTAATATGGTTTGCAATTGTGCTTTGTTAGATTCTTTAAGCAAGGTTTCAACTGTTCCTTTTGGCAACTTATTAAAAGCATCGTTAGTTGGTGCGAAAACGGTAAAAGGTCCTTCACTCATTAAAACATCGACTAAACCAGCAGCTTTTACCGCAGCTACCAAAGTGGTATGATCTTTCGAGTTAATGGCATTCTCAACAATATTTTTACTTGGGTACATGGCTGCACCTCCAACCATTTTAGTTTCCTCTTTCATCATTCCGTTTTGAGCC contains the following coding sequences:
- a CDS encoding fasciclin domain-containing protein is translated as MSQNAMAQNGMMKEETKMVGGAAMYPSKNIVENAINSKDHTTLVAAVKAAGLVDVLMSEGPFTVFAPTNDAFNKLPKGTVETLLKESNKAQLQTILKYHVVAGKWNSKDVIKMIKKGKGKAEIKTITGGMLTAWMKDGNVYLTDENGNSAQVTIADVNQSNGVIHVIDAVLLPKA